A region of Vicugna pacos chromosome 7, VicPac4, whole genome shotgun sequence DNA encodes the following proteins:
- the FAM131B gene encoding protein FAM131B, translating to MGCIGSRTVGNEVIAVDWKGLKDVDQINMDSTSSLHGSSLHRPSTEQTRTDFSWDGINLSMEDTTSILPKLKRNSNAYGIGALAKSSFSGISRSMKDHVTKPTAMGQGRVAHMIEWQGWGKTPAIQPQHSHEAVRRDTDAYSDLSDGEKEARFLAGVMEQFAISEATLMAWSSMDGEDMSVNSTQEPLGCNYSDNYQELMESQDALGQAPMDGWPHSYVSQGMYCLGSSDAWEASDQSLIASPATGSYLGPAFDDSQPSLHEMGPSQPASGYSAQEPPPLLGGDTDWAPGVGGVDLARGPAEEEKRPLAPEEEEDAGCRDLESLSPREDPEMSTALSRKVSDVTSSGVQSFDEEEGEANN from the exons ATGGGCTGCATCGGCTCCCGGACCGTGG GAAATGAGGTGATCGCAGTCGACTGGAAGGGCCTGAAGGATGTGGACCAAATCAACATGGACAGCACCAGCTCGCTGCATGGGAGCAGCCTCCACCGGCCATCGACCGAG CAAACCCGGACGGATTTCTCCTGGGATGGCATCAAT CTCTCCATGGAGGACACCACTTCCATTCTTCCGAAGCTTAAGCGAAACTCTAACGCCTATGGCATTGGGGCCCTGGCCAAGTCATCGTTCTCAG GGATTTCTCGAAGCATGAAGGACCACGTGACAAAGCCCACAGCCATGGGGCAGGGCCGGGTGGCCCACATGAttgagtggcagggctgggggaagaCACCAGCCATTCAGCCGCAACACAGCCACGAGGCCGTGCGCAGGGATACAGATGCCTACTCCGACCTCAGCGATGGTGAGAAGGAGGCACGTTTCCTAGCAG GTGTCATGGAACAGTTTGCTATCTCTGAGGCCACTCTCATGGCCTGGTCTTCTATGGATGGTGAGGACATGAGTGTCAACTCCACCCAGGAACCATTGGGCTGCAACTACAGTGACAACTACCAGGAGCTGATGGAGAGTCAGG ATGCCCTCGGTCAAGCCCCAATGGATGGATGGCCTCACTCCTATGTGTCCCAGGGCATGTACTGTCTGGGGTCATCAGATGCCTGGGAAGCAAGCGACCAGTCCCTCATTGCCTCTCCAGCCACAGGATCCTATCTTGGCCCTGCATTCGATGACTCACAGCCTAGCTTACATGAAATGGGGCCTTCCCAACCTGCTTCAGGTTACTCTGCTCAGGAGCCTCCACCTTTGCTGGGGGGAGACACTGACTGGGCTCCAGGGGTGGGCGGAGTGGACCTAGCAAGGGGCCCTGCTGAGGAGGAGAAGAGGCCGTTGGCCcccgaggaggaagaggatgcgGGATGCCGGGACCTGGAGTCACTTTCCCCACGAGAAGACCCCGAGATGTCCACCGCTCTCAGCCGGAAGGTGTCTGATGTCACATCCTCAGGGGTGCAGTCCTTTGATGAGGAGGAGGGCGAGGCGAACAACTAG